Proteins co-encoded in one Ziziphus jujuba cultivar Dongzao chromosome 9, ASM3175591v1 genomic window:
- the LOC107425786 gene encoding glutathione gamma-glutamylcysteinyltransferase 1-like, with protein MSFPGLPRIALPSPPAIAFASIEGKRLFTEALGNGNMEGFFELISYYQSQTETNYCGVSTLAMVLNTLAIDPPKKWKGRWSWYVESMLDSGEPFSNIKSEGISFGSFVYLAHCNGAQIEAFRTSESTVDDFRKCVILSTCKQDCHMISSYHRAGFKQEGKGHFSPIGGYHAGRDMVLILDVARYKYPPHWVPLTLLWGAMDTIDEETGQRRGYMIISKPSRAPSILYTLSKHVGWVGVAKYLVDDLPLVLKSEDVKDIQSLLRVVCKSSSSPSNFEEFINWVVLQVGKAEDAYGGQSCLSSEDKARLVLKEKVLKQVQDTSLFKHVTEFLSSEKSKSWSRNPTTYGFWEAQISAEKSGNSKGIKRKGWLEADGEKAIKVTVVNGNSENGFDQVLPSRNCILTALVLALSPKTWSGIREKKLSQDIYNLVSTETIPTSLQQEVLHLRGELQLLKRCHEDKVVEEAVGASMF; from the exons ATGTCGTTTCCTGGTCTTCCCCGCATAGCCCTTCCCTCTCCTCCGGCTATTGCCTTTGCCTCCATTGAAGGCAAG CGTCTCTTCACTGAGGCTCTTGGAAATGGAAACATGGAAGGTTTTTTCGAGCTCATCTCATATTACCAGTCCCAAACTGAGACAAACTATTGTGGAGTGAGCACCCTTGCCATGGTTCTCAACACGCTTGCTATTGATCCACCCAAAAAATGGAAAG GGCGTTGGAGTTGGTACGTGGAGTCAATGCTGGATAGTGGTGAacctttttcaaatattaaaagtgAAGGGATCTCATTTGGTAGTTTTGTATATTTGGCTCACTGCAATGGAGCACAAATTGAAGCTTTTAGGACCAGTGAAAGCACAGTTGATGATTTCAGAAAATGTGTAATTTTATCTACTTGTAAGCAGGATTGTCATATGATCTCGTCATATCATAGAGCCGGTTTTAAACAG GAAGGAAAGGGACACTTCTCACCAATTGGGGGGTATCATGCTGGAAGAGACATGGTACTAATTTTGGATGTTGCTCGATATAAATATCCTCCCCATTGGGTTCCTCTTACACTTCTTTGGGGTGCCATGGACACTATTGATGAAGAAACAGGGCAACGTAGGGG GTACATGATTATTTCAAAGCCCAGTCGAGCTCCATCTATTCTCTATACGCT CTCTAAACATGTTGGTTGGGTTGGTGTTGCCAAATACTTGGTGGACGATTTGCCTCTTGTCTTGAAATCAGAGGATGTGAAAGACATTCAGAGCCTTCTGCGTGTTGTTTGCAAATCCAGTTCAAGCCCCTCCAATTTTGAGGAGTTCATCAACTGGGTTGTTTTACAAGTTGGAAAAGCAGAGGATGCATATGGTGGTCAAAGTTGTTTAAGCTCAGAGGACAAAGCTAGGCTTGTTCTCAAG GAAAAGGTATTGAAACAGGTACAGGACACTAGTCTTTTCAAGCATGTGACAGAATTTTTATCTTCAGAAAAATCAAAGTCATGGAGCAGAAATCCAACAACATATGGTTTTTGGGAGGCACAAATTTCGGCAGAGAAGTCCGGGAACTCGAAGGGTATAAAAAGGAAAGGGTGGTTAGAGGCCGATGGTGAAAAGGCAATTAAAGTTACAGTGGTAAATGGTAATTCTGAGAATGGGTTTGATCAGGTATTACCATcaagaaattgtattttaacAGCGCTTGTATTGGCTTTGTCTCCAAAGACATGGTCAGGAATCAGAGAGAAGAAGCTTTCCCAGGATATATACAACCTTGTTTCTACAGAAACAATCCCTACTTCGCTTCAACAGGAG GTATTGCATTTACGCGGTGAGCTCCAACTTCTCAAGAGATGCCACGAGGACAAGGTAGTGGAGGAGGCTGTCGGTGCATCCATGTTTTAG